The Choristoneura fumiferana chromosome 10, NRCan_CFum_1, whole genome shotgun sequence genome has a segment encoding these proteins:
- the LOC141431902 gene encoding uncharacterized protein isoform X1: MFTNFCKDLAAQCVKTIVDRSRCGLCDKADGSRLRFACGHSACGDCVATARECPTCSPFMDSSSSKPVSDEPQTERVKHASELLTSFQDAFQIDVYQRQRISDRLKVEKELFPECIQAPSKYFNKRKSLNISKKGKENRNSTFFPGEEISSSKAVVMNKSRDFVQAWLNNSSPPSRSPLSDLKVNTYKEKHITRAAAAKGKQNHNEVFKPTRQSKKNRLQIKPLSTSTPQSSLEHYLKPVDRGSGKNAWMNNKSLKRKLDNSSEQALDKKQCDESGIVIDDCFTIEDTQDQIIDKDRLALLDVENADKQDTQSVVVIEDTQMQQAVNSEEASTPDDNCVKNIKVPFYLKSYLHKTCKQCINSGSVHLMKPEANDTECKRNCDVSITVENKSFITTIQVVDCKQSKYDRKQSTAVQTDVKEPFLGFDNSEHKYDSVTLISKIQDYIQSEAMFTEDNVNEADSHKTSCTNVAPLNKGDCTKNHHNEHTFGILTEIGGAGFQNKRRKGKRGATPDSNNSSDKENFDPNRMKKNGGTKKKKQK; this comes from the exons atgTTCACCAATTTTTGTAAAGATCTCGCTGCGCAGTGTGTAAAAACAATTGTTGATCGCAGTCGCTGTGGTCTTTG CGATAAAGCTGATGGGTCTCGTTTGAGGTTTGCTTGCGGGCACTCCGCCTGTGGTGATTGCGTGGCAACGGCAAGAGAGTGTCCTACTTGCTCACCATTCATGGATTCAAGCTCGTCAAAACCTGTATCTGACGAGCCCCAGACAGAACGAGTGAAACACGCTTCTGAACTCCTCACTTCCTTTCAAGATGCATTCCAAATAGATg tGTACCAGAGACAGAGGATTTCTGATCGATTAAAAGTGGAAAAAGAGCTGTTCCCTGAGTGCATTCAAGCTCCTtctaaatatttcaataaaagaaaGAGTTTAAACATATCAAAAAAAGGCAAAGAAAACAGAAATAGTACTTTCTTTCCTGGAGAGGAGATTTCATCTTCAAAAGCAGTAGTTATGAATAAGTCCCGGGACTTTGTGCAAGCTTGGCTGAACAATTCCAGTCCTCCATCCAGGTCACCTCTAAGTGACCTCAAGGTCAACACTTATAAAGAGAAACACATAACTCGGGCTGCTGCTGCAAAAGGTAAACAAAATCACAATGAAGTCTTTAAACCAACAAggcaatctaaaaaaaatagattgcAAATAAAACCACTTTCAACATCTACTCCTCAGTCGAGTCTTGAACACTACCTGAAACCTGTTGACAGAGGCTCAGGCAAAAATGCTTGGATGAATAATAAAAGTCTGAAGCGCAAACTTGATAACAGTTCAGAGCAAGCACTGGATAAGAAACAATGTGACGAGAGTGGGATTGTAATTGATGATTGTTTCACAATTGAGGATACTCAGGATCAGATTATTGATAAAGACAGACTTGCTCTGTTAGATGTTGAAAATGCAGATAAGCAAGACACACAATCTGTGGTAGTAATTGAAGATACTCAAATGCAGCAAGCTGTGAATTCTGAGGAAGCATCAACACCTGATGATAATTGTGTGAAGAATATTAAAGTGCCTTTTTATCTTAAGAGTTACCTccataaaacatgtaagcaatGTATTAATAGTGGCTCAGTTCATTTAATGAAACCAGAGGCAAATGATACTGAATGTAAAAGAAATTGTGATGTATCTATAACTGtggaaaataaaagttttataactACAATTCAAGTAGTTGATTGCAAACAAAGCAAATATGACAGAAAACAGTCCACTGCAGTACAGACTGACGTAAAAGAGCCTTTCTTGGGGTTTGATAATTCAGAACATAAATATGACTCAGTAACCTTGATTTCAAAGATTCAAGACTATATTCAAAGTGAGGCTATGTTCACTGAAGACAATGTTAATGAAGCAGATTCTCATAAGACATCTTGTACTAATGTTGCTCCTCTTAATAAAGGAGATTGCACCAAAAACCATCATAATGAACA CACTTTTGGTATCCTCACTGAAATTGGTGGAGCTGGTTTCCAAAACAAAAGGAGGAAAGGTAAACGCGGCGCGACCCCAGATAGTAACAATTCTTCAGACAAAGAAAATTTCGATCCTAATAGGATGAAAAAAAATGGTGgaacgaagaaaaaaaaacaaaaataa
- the LOC141431902 gene encoding uncharacterized protein isoform X2, which translates to MDSSSSKPVSDEPQTERVKHASELLTSFQDAFQIDVYQRQRISDRLKVEKELFPECIQAPSKYFNKRKSLNISKKGKENRNSTFFPGEEISSSKAVVMNKSRDFVQAWLNNSSPPSRSPLSDLKVNTYKEKHITRAAAAKGKQNHNEVFKPTRQSKKNRLQIKPLSTSTPQSSLEHYLKPVDRGSGKNAWMNNKSLKRKLDNSSEQALDKKQCDESGIVIDDCFTIEDTQDQIIDKDRLALLDVENADKQDTQSVVVIEDTQMQQAVNSEEASTPDDNCVKNIKVPFYLKSYLHKTCKQCINSGSVHLMKPEANDTECKRNCDVSITVENKSFITTIQVVDCKQSKYDRKQSTAVQTDVKEPFLGFDNSEHKYDSVTLISKIQDYIQSEAMFTEDNVNEADSHKTSCTNVAPLNKGDCTKNHHNEHTFGILTEIGGAGFQNKRRKGKRGATPDSNNSSDKENFDPNRMKKNGGTKKKKQK; encoded by the exons ATGGATTCAAGCTCGTCAAAACCTGTATCTGACGAGCCCCAGACAGAACGAGTGAAACACGCTTCTGAACTCCTCACTTCCTTTCAAGATGCATTCCAAATAGATg tGTACCAGAGACAGAGGATTTCTGATCGATTAAAAGTGGAAAAAGAGCTGTTCCCTGAGTGCATTCAAGCTCCTtctaaatatttcaataaaagaaaGAGTTTAAACATATCAAAAAAAGGCAAAGAAAACAGAAATAGTACTTTCTTTCCTGGAGAGGAGATTTCATCTTCAAAAGCAGTAGTTATGAATAAGTCCCGGGACTTTGTGCAAGCTTGGCTGAACAATTCCAGTCCTCCATCCAGGTCACCTCTAAGTGACCTCAAGGTCAACACTTATAAAGAGAAACACATAACTCGGGCTGCTGCTGCAAAAGGTAAACAAAATCACAATGAAGTCTTTAAACCAACAAggcaatctaaaaaaaatagattgcAAATAAAACCACTTTCAACATCTACTCCTCAGTCGAGTCTTGAACACTACCTGAAACCTGTTGACAGAGGCTCAGGCAAAAATGCTTGGATGAATAATAAAAGTCTGAAGCGCAAACTTGATAACAGTTCAGAGCAAGCACTGGATAAGAAACAATGTGACGAGAGTGGGATTGTAATTGATGATTGTTTCACAATTGAGGATACTCAGGATCAGATTATTGATAAAGACAGACTTGCTCTGTTAGATGTTGAAAATGCAGATAAGCAAGACACACAATCTGTGGTAGTAATTGAAGATACTCAAATGCAGCAAGCTGTGAATTCTGAGGAAGCATCAACACCTGATGATAATTGTGTGAAGAATATTAAAGTGCCTTTTTATCTTAAGAGTTACCTccataaaacatgtaagcaatGTATTAATAGTGGCTCAGTTCATTTAATGAAACCAGAGGCAAATGATACTGAATGTAAAAGAAATTGTGATGTATCTATAACTGtggaaaataaaagttttataactACAATTCAAGTAGTTGATTGCAAACAAAGCAAATATGACAGAAAACAGTCCACTGCAGTACAGACTGACGTAAAAGAGCCTTTCTTGGGGTTTGATAATTCAGAACATAAATATGACTCAGTAACCTTGATTTCAAAGATTCAAGACTATATTCAAAGTGAGGCTATGTTCACTGAAGACAATGTTAATGAAGCAGATTCTCATAAGACATCTTGTACTAATGTTGCTCCTCTTAATAAAGGAGATTGCACCAAAAACCATCATAATGAACA CACTTTTGGTATCCTCACTGAAATTGGTGGAGCTGGTTTCCAAAACAAAAGGAGGAAAGGTAAACGCGGCGCGACCCCAGATAGTAACAATTCTTCAGACAAAGAAAATTTCGATCCTAATAGGATGAAAAAAAATGGTGgaacgaagaaaaaaaaacaaaaataa
- the LOC141431894 gene encoding LOW QUALITY PROTEIN: lipoprotein lipase-like (The sequence of the model RefSeq protein was modified relative to this genomic sequence to represent the inferred CDS: inserted 1 base in 1 codon): MKFSVQLFLLFTLHICGSLKGEPWMGNVNEIDYFNEIKEGTGYGKEWIFFPDGDDIPHFVNLSLPDVLPLSRRVKIKEIEYRLYARNIYDYILLDQEATPIGDANIGKMLSNKQIKMVTHGWMSSADKSVIVGIKNAYLAVKDVIVIGVDWSDTAMDLFYPAVAGETGDVGTQLGQFLKAFCTRYDVXGDRIHLIGHSLGAHVMGIAASASNVAIGRITGLDPARPLFEFPKRSDSLSLDRSDANFVDVIHSCGGILGVQKPTGHVDFYPNSGGAPQPGCDSIFYLIEACSHSRSHRYFAESITNPTAFPACHNDNWNSFLTGKECSHQTSMGENVDHQATGQYYLKTNSKQPYGMTKV, translated from the exons atgaagttttCTGTACAATTATTTCTTTTGTTCACGCTCCATATATGTGGTTCTCTTAAAG GTGAACCATGGATGGGAAATGTGAACGAAATAGACTATTTCAATGAAATCAAGGAGGGCACTGGATATGGCAAGGAGTGGATCTTCTTCCCAGACGGCGACGACATACCTCATTTCGTCAATTTATCTTTGCCGGATGTGCTTCCGCTTTCACGAAgagttaaaattaaagaaattgaATACAGATTATACGCTAG GAATATATACGACTACATCCTTTTGGATCAAGAAGCAACTCCTATTGGCGATGCAAATATAGGCAAGATGTTATCAAACAAGCAGATAAAGATGGTTACCCACGGCTGGATGTCTTCGGCAGACAAGAGCGTCATAGTCGGCATTAAAAACGCTTACTTGGCAGTTAAGGATGTTATAGTTATAGGTGTTGACTGGAGTGATACAGCAATGGATCTTTTTTACCCTGCAGTTGCAGGTGAAACAGGAGATGTTGGGACGCAACTGGGACAGTTCTTGAAAGCATTCTGTACACGATACGATG TCGGGGATAGGATACATTTGATTGGACATAGTCTTGGAGCTCATGTTATGGGCATTGCCGCATCTGCGTCCAACGTGGCCATTGGCAGGATAACGG gGCTAGACCCAGCGCGTCCGTTATTCGAATTTCCGAAAAGGTCGGACTCCTTATCACTGGACAGGTCCGATGCAAATTTCGTCGACGTGATCCACTCTTGCGGCGGCATTTTGGGAGTCCAGAAACCGACCGGTCACGTAGACTTTTATCCCAACAGTGGTGGAGCGCCCCAACCAGGATGCGACAGCATTTTCTATCTTATAG AGGCCTGCAGCCATAGCAGATCCCACAGATATTTTGCCGAGTCGATAACCAATCCTACTGCTTTCCCTGCTTGCCACAATGACAATTGGAACAGTTTTCTAACGGGAAAAGAATGCAGCCACCAGACTTCCATGGGAGAGAACGTCGATCATCAGGCAACAGGACAATACTATTTGAAAACTAACTCAAAACAGCCGTATGGAATGACCAAAGTCTAA
- the Mnn1 gene encoding menin 1: protein MSELSEYKKVFPIDSIQKVYDLFEGQLRSENEPDLALFSIIVGAVENNLTNVKNCDKDVNLPTNKFVKMKFPCVEWDEVKNLHERFVGLMRSGVDGTLLRGEHTSRELVKRVADVVWNSLTRSYYKDRAHLQSIYSFLTGNKLDCFGVAFAVTAGCQVLGKRDVHLALSEDHAWVVFGKDGTETAEVTWHGKGNEDKRGRSVGDGVLARSWLYVAGKPVVCTRVMELAALVSSINPTLTPTIDVHEVAQMQHKLLWLLYENGHLDAYPMALGNLGDLDEYIKISNCSDQSENSSVSEDTVAPKSATRPDSAALYTQAIRSSRTHYEDRHVYPYTFQGGYYHRHKMYKEAFHAWACAGDVIRHYNYSRDDEEIYKEFSEIANELIPQLMKVESSGHSARSILKDPECFASLLRFYDGICKWEEGSQTPILHIGWAKPLVSTISKFDAEVRAQVHIICSPDSDQTEEHGQSESTENKEEEKDKWNNNSDNTEMTVREQLTAAVNSRPRVTLYSHKMAALKPLLLAERLNTHALQLQLTAQSQLQRPQAPVKRRDDEDAAAPTPRAKRARRER from the exons ATGTCCGAATTATctgaatataaaaaagtatttcCCATCGATAGTATTCAAAAAGTTTACGATTTGTTCGAGGGGCAACTACGCAGCGAAAATGAACCAGATTTggctttattttcaataattgtTGGAGCAGTTGAGAATAATTTGACAAACGTTAAGAACTGTGACAAAGATGTAAACTTACCGACaaataagtttgttaaaatgAAGTTTCCTTGTGTGGAATGGGATGAGGTGAAGAATTTGCACGAGCGGTTCGTGGGGCTGATGCGGAGTGGAGTGGACGGAACGCTGCTGCGCGGTGAGCATACTTCGCGGGAGCTGGTCAAGCGTGTGGCGGACGTCGTGTGGAACTCTTTGACCCGCAGCTACTACAAGGATCGTGCACACTTGCAGTCCATTTACAGCTTCTTGACAGGCAACAAACTGGATTGCTTTGGTGTCGCATTCGCAGTCACGGCAGGGTGCCAAGTGCTGGGCAAGCGAGATGTTCACCTTGCCTTGTCTGAGGATCATGCTTGGGTTGTATTTGGAAAAGATGGTACGGAAACTGCAGAG GTAACCTGGCATGGAAAAGGTAATGAGGATAAACGTGGACGCTCTGTGGGCGATGGAGTGCTGGCTCGCTCCTGGCTGTATGTAGCGGGCAAACCCGTTGTGTGCACACGGGTTATGGAGCTTGCGGCTCTGGTGTCTTCCATCAACCCTACACTCACGCCAACTATTGATGTCCATGAAGTAGCACAAATGCAGCACAAACTACTCTGGTTGCTTTATGAAAATG GTCATCTAGATGCATATCCAATGGCACTCGGTAATCTGGGGGATCTTGATGagtacataaaaatatcaaactgCTCTGATCAGTCAGAAAACTCATCAGTATCGGAAGACACAGTTGCTCCCAAAAGTGCCACCAGACCAGACTCTGCCGCCTTATATACTCAAGCCATTCGATCTTCAAGGACACACTATGAAGACAGACATGTGTATCCATACACTTTCCAAGGAGGATATTATCATCGTCATAAGATGTATAAAGAAGCTTTTCATGCTTGGGCGTGCGCTGGTGATGTTATTCGACA ttacaACTATTCTCGTGATGATGAAGAAATCTACAAAGAATTTTCTGAAATCGCCAATGAGTTGATACCGCAATTAATGAAAGTTGAAAGTTCGGGACACTCAGCGCGGTCTATTCTTAAAGACCCTGAATGCTTCGCGTCCTTATTAAG GTTCTACGATGGTATTTGCAAGTGGGAAGAAGGCAGTCAAACCCCTATCCTCCATATCGGCTGGGCGAAGCCACTAGTCAGCACGATATCAAAATTCGACGCTGAAGTTCGCGCGCAGGTTCATATAATTTGCAGTCCGGACTCCGATCAGACAGAAGAGCATGGACAGTCAGAGTCTACAGAGAATAAAGAGGAGGAAAAAGATAAGTGGAATAATAATTCAGATAATACAGAGATGACAGTGCGGGAGCAGTTGACGGCAGCAGTGAACAGTCGCCCGCGGGTGACGCTTTacagtcacaaaatggccgcttTAAAGCCCCTGCTGTTAGCAGAGAGGTTGAATACACATGCGCTGCAACTGCAATTGACGGCGCAGAGCCAGTTGCAGCGGCCACAGGCCCCGGTAAAACGCCGGGACGACGAAGACGCCGCCGCTCCAACTCCGCGCGCGAAACGAGCTCGACGTGAGCGCTGA
- the LOC141431895 gene encoding uncharacterized protein KIAA1143 homolog translates to MNRKRNVNYIKPEDPEFLKVIKRQAGYDDRNRKFDELENAEEDFVENTESEEPQVVVLKPGDLTAEEAEIEKKRLEKEAEETKADLSQRVIFKPKPKKVSENDKKKTSTKNAPSSTKKQSQLLSFNDDVDDNTEDSDDS, encoded by the coding sequence atgaaTAGGAAAAGAAACGTTAATTATATCAAACCAGAAGATCCAGAATTTCTTAAAGTAATAAAACGGCAAGCAGGCTATGACGATAGAAATCGAAAATTCGACGAACTCGAAAACGCAGAGGAAGATTTTGTCGAAAATACGGAAAGTGAAGAGCCTCAAGTCGTTGTCCTTAAACCAGGAGACCTTACGGCCGAAGAGGCCGAAATTGAGAAAAAAAGGCTAGAAAAAGAAGCAGAAGAAACCAAGGCTGATTTGAGTCAAAGGGTTATATTCAAACCAAAGCCTAAAAAGGTATCAGAGAATGATAAAAAGAAAACTTCAACAAAAAATGCACCTTCCAGTACTAAAAAACAAAGTCAATTActatcatttaatgatgatgtagatgataACACTGAAGACAGTGATGACAGTTAA
- the LOC141431897 gene encoding exportin-1-like, with protein MTTLEQQASKLLDFNQKLDITLLDNIVGCLYSTVGEQQRLAQDILTTLKEHPDAWTRVDTILEFSQNQETKYYALQILEQVIQTRWKVLPRNQCEGIKKYIVGLIIKNSSDPITMENNKVFLKKLNLILIQVLKREWPHNWETFISDIVGASKTNESLCQNNMVILKLLSEEVFVFSTGQLTQTKTKHLKDTMCSEFSQIFQLCQFVLENSQNAPLVEATLHTLLRFLNWIPLGYIFEMKLISTLIFKFLSVPLFRNVTLSCLTEIAGVTVSNYEEQLVALLVQTMEQLEVMLPLTTNIRDAYAAGRDQEQIFIQNLALFLCTYLKEHCQLIEKRGLTNTLMNALRYLVLISEVEEVEIFKICLEFWNFLAADLYKIAPCSQSSNLGLGKNMGRKTLYADVLSSMRYIMISRMAKPEEVLVVENENGEVVREFMKDTDSINLYKNMKETLVYLTHLDYQDTERIMTEKLQNQVNGTEWSWKNLNTLCWAIGSTSGAMMEEDEKRFLVVVIKELLGLCEQKKGKDNKAIIASNIMYVVGQYPRFLRAHWKFLKTVVNKLFEFMHETHDGVQDMACDTFIKIALKCRRHFVTTQVGEACPFIEEILSTISSIICDLQTLQVHTFYEAVGYMISAQVCDQVAQEQLIEKYMSLPNQVWDDIISQASHNVDILKDPEAVKQLVSILKTNVRACRALGHPYVVQLGRIYLDMLNVYKVMSENISQAIALNGVAVTKQPLIKNMRIIKKETLKLISGWVSRSTDNGMVLENFIPPLLDAVLLDYQRTAVPDAREPEVLSCMAAIVYKLGGHITSEVPKIFDAVFECTLEMINKDFEEYPEHRTEFFLLLQAVNTNCFKAFLSIPPAQFKLVLDSIIWAFKHTMRNVADTGLQILHRLLQNVEQHPQAAQSFYQTYLCDILEHVFSVVTDTSHGAGLTMHATILAYIFTLVEAGRVTVPLGPTPDNVLYIQEYVANLLKTAFSHLTDNQIKITVEGLFNLDQDIPAFKDHLRDFLVQIREYTGEDDSDLYLEERLFALRQAQEEKRRVQMSVPGLLNPHELPEEMQD; from the exons atgacaaCTTTAGAGCAACAAGCATCTAAACTTTTGGATTTTAACCAAAAGCTAGACATAACTTTACTTGACAACATTGTGGGGTGCCTTTACTCCACTGTGGGTGAGCAGCAGCGTCTTGCGCAGGACATTTTGACCACCCTCAAAGAACACCCCGATGCTTGGACTAGGGTTGATACAATACTGGAGTTTTCACAAAACCAGGAAACAAAATACTATGCTTTGCAAATACTGGAACAAGTGATACAAACAAGATGGAAAGTTCTGCCTAGAAATCAATGTGAAGGTATAAAGAAATACATTGTTGGCCTCATTATCAAGAATTCTTCTGATCCCATTACCATGGAAAACAACAAAGTATTTCTAAAGAAGCTTAATCTGATTCTGATTCAAGTTTTAAAAAGAGAATGGCCTCACAACTGGGAAACATTCATAAGTGATATTGTGGGTGCCTCAAAGACCAACGAAAGCCTTTGCCAAAACAATATGGTAATCCTCAAGCTTCTCAGTGAGGAAGTATTTGTGTTCAGCACTGGCCAACTCACTCAGACTAAGACAAAACATCTCAAAGATACCATGTGTTCAGAATTCAGTCAAATATTCCAGCTCTGTCAATTTGTGCTTGAGAATTCACAAAACGCCCCACTAGTGGAAGCCACGCTTCACACTCTATTGAGATTTTTAAATTGGATCCCCCTTGGTTATATCTTTGAAATGAAACTTATAAGTAcacttattttcaagtttttgagCGTGCCACTGTTCCGGAATGTAACATTGAGCTGCTTGACCGAGATAGCGGGAGTGACTGTGAGCAACTATGAGGAGCAGTTGGTGGCACTGCTGGTGCAGACCATGGAGCAGCTAGAAGTGATGTTGCCGCTCACCACCAACATCCGCGACGCGTACGCGGCTGGCCGGGACCAGGAACAgattttcattcaaaatctTGCACTGTTCTTGTGCACCTACTTGAAAGAACACTGTCAGTTAATCGAAAAACGAGGGTTAACTAATACGCTGATGAATGCTCTTCGCTACCTTGTGTTGATTTCTGAAGTAGAGGAAGTGGAAATATTCAAAATATGTTTGGAATTTTGGAATTTTCTAGCTGCTGATCTGTATAAGATTGCCCCCTGTTCCCAATCATCTAATTTAGGGTTGGGTAAGAATATGGGCAGAAAAACTCTCTATGCTGATGTGCTGAGCAGCATGCGCTACATCATGATCTCTAGAATGGCTAAGCCGGAAGAAGTTTTAGTGGTTGAGAATGAAAACGGTGAAGTTGTAAGAGAATTTATGAAGGACACTGATTccattaatttgtataaaaatatgaaagagACGCTTGTCTacctgacccatttggattatCAAGACACTGAACGTATCATGACAGAGAAACTACAGAATCAGGTGAATGGCACTGAGTGGTCCTGGAAGAACCTCAATACCTTGTGCTGGGCTATAGGTTCCACCTCAGGAGCAATGATGGAGGAAGATGAAAAGAGATTTTTGGTTGTTGTTATCAAAGAACTTTTGGGTTTATGTGAGCAGAAAAAAGGCAAAGATAATAAGGCTATAATTGCTAGCAACATCATGTATGTGGTGGGCCAGTACCCCCGCTTTCTCAGGGCTCATTGGAAGTTTTTGAAAACAGTTGTTAATAAACTTTTCGAATTCATGCATGAGACCCATGATGGCGTTCAAGACATGGCATGTGATacattcattaaaatcgcaTTGAAATGTCGGCGCCACTTTGTGACAACGCAAGTCGGAGAAGCATGTCCATTCATTGAGGAAATCTTGAGCACGATCAGTTCTATTATTTGTGACTTGCAAACTCTCCAAGTTCATACTTTCTATGAGGCTGTTGGATACATGATCAGTGCGCAAGTCTGCGATCAAGTGGCCCAAGAGCAGCTTATCGAGAAATACATGTCTCTTCCCAATCAAGTATGGGATGATATAATTTCACAAGCATCGCATAATGTTGACATTTTAAAAGATCCAGAGGCTGTTAAACAGTTAGTCAGTATTCTGAAAACAAACGTGCGCGCATGCCGCGCGCTCGGCCATCCATATGTCGTGCAGCTGGGGCGAATATATCTAGATATGCTTAACGTCTACAAAGTGATGTCTGAGAACATAAGTCAAGCAATTGCATTGAACGGAGTGGCCGTCACGAAACAACCGCTCATCAAGAACATGAGAATAATCAAGAAGGAAACCCTGAAACTCATCTCCGGCTGGGTTTCGCGCTCCACGGACAATGGCATGGTTTTAGAAAATTTCATTCCGCCACTGCTGGACGCGGTCCTTCTAGACTACCAACGGACCGCAGTTCCGGACGCGCGAGAGCCCGAAGTGTTATCCTGCATGGCGGCGATCGTCTACAAACTCGGAGGGCACATCACATCCGAGGTGCCGAAGATTTTCGACGCGGTCTTCGAGTGTACTCTAGAGATGATCAACAAGGACTTCGAGGAGTATCCAGAGCACCGGACAGAATTCTTCCTGCTGCTGCAGGCGGTGAACACCAACTGTTTCAAGGCTTTCCTGAGCATTCCGCCGGCGCAGTTCAAGTTGGTCCTAGACTCTATAATCTGGGCGTTCAAGCACACCATGCGCAACGTGGCCGACACGGGCCTCCAGATCCTGCACCGGCTGCTGCAGAACGTGGAGCAGCACCCGCAGGCGGCGCAGAGCTTCTACCAGACCTACCTGTGCGACATCCTCGAGCATGTGTTCAGCGTGGTCACGGATACCTCGCACGGCGCCGGCCTCACCATGCACGCCACCATCTTGGCCTACATCTTCACGCTGGTGGAGGCCGGCCGAGTCACCGTGCCTCTCGGCCCTACTCCCGACAACGTGCTATACATACAG gAATATGTGGCTAATCTTCTGAAAACAGCGTTTTCACATTTGACCGACAACCAGATCAAGATTACTGTAGAGGGATTGTTCAACTTGGACCAGGATATTCCGGCATTCAAAGACCATTTGAGAGACTTCTTAGTTCAGATAAGA GAGTACACTGGCGAGGATGACAGCGACTTGTACCTGGAGGAGCGGCTTTTCGCGCTGCGGCAGGCCCAGGAAGAGAAGCGTCGCGTGCAGATGTCTGTGCCTGGCCTGCTCAATCCGCACGAGCTGCCCGAGGAAATGCAGGACTAG